A stretch of the Xyrauchen texanus isolate HMW12.3.18 chromosome 20, RBS_HiC_50CHRs, whole genome shotgun sequence genome encodes the following:
- the pank2 gene encoding pantothenate kinase 2, mitochondrial isoform X1, which produces MQIFLLNSIMEVNGYHCDDEGCMEEQEEEMTALGLPRPKTETTCSIIATPGADNAAGGGSAHREQRTAKSTPALLRLDSLKKNRPPFPWFGMDIGGTLVKLVYFEPKDITAEEEQEEVESLKSIRRYLTSHTAYGKTGIRDVHLELSDLTLWGRKGSLHFIRFPTNELPAFLQMGRDKHFSSLHTTLCATGGGAFKFEDDFRTMANLQLLKLDELDCLIKGVLYIDSVASGGPTECYYFENPTDPERCEQKAYNLENPYPLLLVNIGSGVSILAVYSKDNYKRVTGTSLGGGTFLGLCCLLTGCSTFEEALAMATEGESTRVDKLVRDIYGGNYERFGLPGWAVASSFGNMMCKDKRDSISKEDLARATLVTITNNIGSITRMCALNENIDRVVFVGNFLRVNTLSMKLLAYAMDYWSKGQLKALFLRHEGYFGAVGALLELPNQC; this is translated from the exons ATGCAgatatttttgttaaattcaaTAATGGAGGTGAACGGCTACCACTGTGACGACGAGGGATGTATGGAGGAACAAGAGGAAGAAATGACAGCGCTCGGGCTGCCTCGACCAAAGACCGAAACGACATGCAGCATAATTGCTACACCGGGTGCGGACAATGCAGCGGGTGGCGGCAGTGCACACAGAGAGCAGCGAACAGCAAAATCGACTCCGGCGCTGCTGAGGCTCGATTCGCTGAAGAAGAATAGGCCGC CTTTCCCATGGTTTGGTATGGACATTGGTGGCACATTGGTGAAACTGGTCTACTTTGAGCCAAAAGACATTACAGCAGAGGAAGAACAGGAAGAGGTTGAGAGTCTGAAAAGCATCCGCCGCTACCTCACTTCACACACTGCCTATGGCAAAACTGGTATCCGAGATGTCCACCTGGAGCTATCGGATCTCACGCTTTGGGGCCGCAAAGGCAGTCTGCACTTCATCCGCTTCCCCACTAATGAGCTACCTGCCTTCTTGCAGATGGGGCGAGACAAGCACTTTTCCAGTTTGCACACCACCCTCTGTGCCACCGGAGGTGGTGCATTTAAGTTCGAAGATGACTTCCGTACG ATGGCCAATCTGCAGCTGTTGAAGCTGGATGAGTTGGACTGTCTGATCAAGGGGGTTCTGTATATTGACTCGGTGGCCTCAGGTGGTCCAACTGAATGTTACTATTTTGAGAACCCAACGGACCCAGAGCGCTGTGAGCAGAAAGCATACAACCTGGAGAACCCCTATCCTCTGCTTCTGGTCAACATTGGCTCAGGGGTCAGCATTCTGGCTGTATATTCCAAAGACAACTACAAGCGTGTTACTGGAACCAG CCTTGGTGGTGGTACATTCCTTGGACTGTGTTGCCTGTTGACTGGATGCTCCACTTTTGAGGAGGCATTGGCAATGGCCACAGAAGGGGAGAGTACACGTGTAGATAAACTTGTCCGGGACATCTATGGTGGCAACTATGAAAGATTTGGCTTGCCAGGATGGGCTGTTGCCTCCAG ttTTGGGAACATGATGTGTAAGGACAAAAGAGACTCTATCTCTAAAGAAGATCTGGCTAGAGCTACACTTGTCACCATCAcaaacaacattggctcaatcacCCGCATGTGTGCACTTAATGAG AATATTGACAGAGTGGTGTTTGTTGGGAACTTTCTGCGAGTTAACACATTGTCCATGAAGTTGCTGGCTTATGCTATGGATTACTGGAGCAAAGGACAACTCAAAGCCTTATTCCTCAGACATGAG GGTTATTTTGGTGCAGTTGGTGCACTTTTGGAATTACCAAACCAATGCTGA
- the pank2 gene encoding pantothenate kinase 2, mitochondrial isoform X2, translating into MDIGGTLVKLVYFEPKDITAEEEQEEVESLKSIRRYLTSHTAYGKTGIRDVHLELSDLTLWGRKGSLHFIRFPTNELPAFLQMGRDKHFSSLHTTLCATGGGAFKFEDDFRTMANLQLLKLDELDCLIKGVLYIDSVASGGPTECYYFENPTDPERCEQKAYNLENPYPLLLVNIGSGVSILAVYSKDNYKRVTGTSLGGGTFLGLCCLLTGCSTFEEALAMATEGESTRVDKLVRDIYGGNYERFGLPGWAVASSFGNMMCKDKRDSISKEDLARATLVTITNNIGSITRMCALNENIDRVVFVGNFLRVNTLSMKLLAYAMDYWSKGQLKALFLRHEGYFGAVGALLELPNQC; encoded by the exons ATGGACATTGGTGGCACATTGGTGAAACTGGTCTACTTTGAGCCAAAAGACATTACAGCAGAGGAAGAACAGGAAGAGGTTGAGAGTCTGAAAAGCATCCGCCGCTACCTCACTTCACACACTGCCTATGGCAAAACTGGTATCCGAGATGTCCACCTGGAGCTATCGGATCTCACGCTTTGGGGCCGCAAAGGCAGTCTGCACTTCATCCGCTTCCCCACTAATGAGCTACCTGCCTTCTTGCAGATGGGGCGAGACAAGCACTTTTCCAGTTTGCACACCACCCTCTGTGCCACCGGAGGTGGTGCATTTAAGTTCGAAGATGACTTCCGTACG ATGGCCAATCTGCAGCTGTTGAAGCTGGATGAGTTGGACTGTCTGATCAAGGGGGTTCTGTATATTGACTCGGTGGCCTCAGGTGGTCCAACTGAATGTTACTATTTTGAGAACCCAACGGACCCAGAGCGCTGTGAGCAGAAAGCATACAACCTGGAGAACCCCTATCCTCTGCTTCTGGTCAACATTGGCTCAGGGGTCAGCATTCTGGCTGTATATTCCAAAGACAACTACAAGCGTGTTACTGGAACCAG CCTTGGTGGTGGTACATTCCTTGGACTGTGTTGCCTGTTGACTGGATGCTCCACTTTTGAGGAGGCATTGGCAATGGCCACAGAAGGGGAGAGTACACGTGTAGATAAACTTGTCCGGGACATCTATGGTGGCAACTATGAAAGATTTGGCTTGCCAGGATGGGCTGTTGCCTCCAG ttTTGGGAACATGATGTGTAAGGACAAAAGAGACTCTATCTCTAAAGAAGATCTGGCTAGAGCTACACTTGTCACCATCAcaaacaacattggctcaatcacCCGCATGTGTGCACTTAATGAG AATATTGACAGAGTGGTGTTTGTTGGGAACTTTCTGCGAGTTAACACATTGTCCATGAAGTTGCTGGCTTATGCTATGGATTACTGGAGCAAAGGACAACTCAAAGCCTTATTCCTCAGACATGAG GGTTATTTTGGTGCAGTTGGTGCACTTTTGGAATTACCAAACCAATGCTGA